The Henckelia pumila isolate YLH828 unplaced genomic scaffold, ASM3356847v2 CTG_461:::fragment_3, whole genome shotgun sequence genome window below encodes:
- the LOC140872342 gene encoding probable serine/threonine-protein kinase At1g01540: MAFNISSIGHQLSEPIPIFGMKLWVAIIIGVLVILVLILIIVLLCRKRRKNSTKSSSPGLLSNPSFMDKRLLSVKRWDIEANMEEPEKQVMYCDDTRPGMNGKSIAGSSDHAEDLKPVVSDNGSVNRWTLREIEEATGGLVKENVIGTGDHGIVFRGLSIDNTQVVVKKLYSSRSRVNGFVREAEAMLLIRHKNLARLMGYCAEGRYRMLVYEYVDNGNLSQWLHQSIGVVSPLSWKTRVKIIIGIAKGLAYLHEDIEPVVIHQSLKSTNILVDKLWNPKISDYGVTKLLGPEWNQITAPPMRMIGYAAPELTKTSLASTKSDVYSFGVLVLEIVSGKTSTYSCFEDIEEFLVDWVKANVSDQNYELVLDPRLPENPPIKELKRILLIALRCVDFEVENRPKMGEIIHMLEPRDLLLIDEHVVRRQTSRRISSKEDQF; this comes from the exons ATGGCATTCAACATATCCTCCATTGGCCACCAGCTCTCGGAACCAATACCAATCTTTGGAATGAAACTATGGGTTGCTATCATAATCGGCGTTTTAGTAATCCTAGTTCTGATCCTCATCATTGTTCTTCTATGCCGGAAACGCAGAAAGAACAGCACGAAATCATCAAGCCCGGGATTGTTGAGCAATCCGAGTTTCATGGATAAGAGGCTGTTATCCGTTAAGAGATGGGATATCGAGGCCAACATGGAGGAACCAGAAAAACAAGTGATGTATTGTGACGATACAAGGCCTGGGATGAATGGGAAAAGCATTGCTGGTAGTAGTGATCATGCGGAGGATTTGAAACCCGTCGTGTCGGATAACGGATCCGTGAACCGGTGGACTTTGAGGGAGATTGAAGAAGCCACCGGTGGATTGGTTAAAGAGAATGTTATCGGGACTGGGGATCATGGGATCGTTTTTCGCGGTTTGTCCATCGATAATACTCAAGTAGTTGTTAAAAAACTATACAGTAGCAG GAGTAGAGTGAACGGATTTGTAAGAGAGGCTGAGGCGATGTTGTTGATTAGGCACAAGAATTTGGCCAGGTTGATGGGATATTGTGCTGAAGGAAGATATAG GATGCTTGTGTACGAGTATGTAGACAATGGGAACCTTAGCCAGTGGCTTCACCAGTCGATAGGAGTAGTGAGCCCTCTAAGTTGGAAAACCCGAGTGAAGATTATCATAGGAATCGCAAAAGG CTTGGCTTACCTCCATGAAGACATAGAGCCAGTGGTGATTCATCAAAGCTTGAAATCAACCAATATATTGGTTGATAAACTATGGAATCCCAAGATTTCTGATTATGGTGTCACCAAGCTTTTAGGCCCCGAGTGGAATCAAATCACGGCTCCTCCCATGAGAATGATCGG GTATGCTGCACCGGAGTTAACGAAGACGAGTTTAGCGAGCACGAAGAGCGACGTCTACAGCTTTGGAGTTCTTGTACTGGAGATTGTATCCGGGAAGACTTCGACATATTCGTGTTTCGAGGATATAGAG GAATTTTTGGTGGATTGGGTAAAAGCCAATGTGTCGGACCAAAACTACGAGCTCGTACTGGATCCTAGGTTGCCTGAAAACCCCCCAATCAAGGAACTCAAACGAATTCTTCTCATTGCTCTTCGGTGCGTGGATTTTGAAGTCGAAAATAGGCCTAAAATGGGAGAGATTATCCACATGCTAGAGCCTCGCGACTTGTTACTCATTGAT GAACATGTGGTAAGGAGACAGACTTCTAGGCGTATCTCCTCCAAAGAAGATCAGTTTTGA
- the LOC140871734 gene encoding protein REVEILLE 6-like — translation MALPNLGSFPSPAASTTATSQEDPSRKVRKQYTISKSRESWTEPEHDKFMEAIQLFDRDWKKIEAFIGSKNVIQIRSHAQKYFLKVQKSGIKEHLPPPRPKRKAAHPYPQKASKIAVGVLRPMSSLQASPLVPDTGSVSRPDTSASLRHYDTAASLPCLIDNSVEKGDVRSGGQSLPGIYCCCRNDSSPRARPTVLPDFAQVYSFIGSVFDPNVTGHLQNLKKMDPIDIETVLLLMRNLSINLSSPDFEDHRRLLATCKIDQSDHVYKAVKNI, via the exons ATGGCTTTGCCGAACCTCGGCTCATTTCCATCTCCGGCGGCCTCCACTACCGCCACATCTCAGGAAGACCCCAGCAGGAAGGTTCGAAAACAGTACACCATTTCCAAGTCGCGTGAGAGCTGGACCGAACCCGAGCACGACAAGTTTATGGAAGCCATTCAGCT CTTTGATCGTGATTGGAAGAAGATTGAAGCATTCATTGGATCAAAGAATGTCATTCAG ATTCGTAGTCATGCACAGAAGTATTTTCTGAAAGTTCAAAAGAGTGGCATCAAGGAACATTTACCTCCACCTCGGCCAAAAAGGAAAGCTGCTCATCCCTATCCACAGAAAGCTTCAAAAATTG CTGTGGGTGTTTTGCGACCTATGTCATCTCTCCAAGCATCCCCTCTTGTACCTGATACTGGATCTGTAAGTAGGCCAGATACTTCAGCTTCACTCAGGCATTATGATACTGCTGCTTCCTTACCTTGCTTGATCGACAATTCTGTAGAAAAAG GTGATGTCAGATCTGGTGGACAGTCACTGCCTGGTATTTACTGTTGCTGTAGAAATGACAGCAGTCCGAGGGCTAGGCCAACAG TTCTTCCTGATTTTGCTCAAGTGTATAGCTTCATAGGCAGTGTGTTTGACCCAAATGTGACGGGCCATTTACAGAACTTGAAGAAGATGGATCCAATTGACATCGAAACT GTTTTATTGTTGATGAGAAATCTCTCCATCAATTTATCCAGTCCtgattttgaggatcat AGACGATTACTCGCAACCTGCAAGATTGACCAGTCGGACCATGTCTACAAAGCAGTGAAAAATATCTGA
- the LOC140871240 gene encoding uncharacterized protein PAM68-like yields MKTLTILQQITLSHTTKPFPWTQSNPNLHHNRRGLPFPQPRTWRVHGGAKGFTGQSAPDTRQPKKKESPSRKGNTNRNDESSRYYEEVDEKIPEIVWKRMISRILTYVGVPLLTGFSLLQAFSIIKQQKLWDVPIWLPYLTTLITFGASAVGIAFGSLSTSLDPDEEGSILGLEQFEKNWTEMWKEEDESGQR; encoded by the coding sequence ATGAAAACTCTCACCATTCTCCAACAAATCACACTCTCCCACACAACAAAACCATTTCCATGGACGCAAAGCAACCCAAATCTCCATCACAACCGCCGTGGGTTGCCATTCCCACAACCAAGAACATGGAGGGTGCACGGCGGAGCAAAGGGATTCACCGGGCAGTCAGCCCCAGACACAAGACAGCCCAAGAAAAAAGAGAGCCCCTCAAGAAAAGGTAACACAAATAGAAACGATGAAAGCAGCAGATATTATGAAGAAGTTGATGAAAAAATACCTGAAATAGTGTGGAAGAGAATGATTTCAAGAATCTTGACGTACGTCGGCGTGCCACTGTTAACGGGTTTCTCTTTGCTGCAAGCTTTCAGCAtaataaaacaacaaaaattgTGGGATGTACCGATTTGGCTGCCGTATTTGACGACTCTGATTACCTTTGGAGCTTCGGCAGTTGGGATAGCTTTTGGCAGTCTTTCAACGAGTCTGGATCCAGATGAAGAAGGCTCGATCTTGGGGCTTGAACAGTTTGAGAAAAATTGGACTGAAATGTGGAAGGAAGAAGATGAAAGTGGCCAAAGATGA